Genomic segment of Nothobranchius furzeri strain GRZ-AD chromosome 12, NfurGRZ-RIMD1, whole genome shotgun sequence:
CTTTAAAAatttctgtgcaaaatgacaactacttgATTTgaagttaaccctctggaggcaggttaaGGTTGCTGATTAACTCACAAACTAATgatctcaaatcaatatgtggcttttaaagaagttattcaaggggaacatattcttgctttaagtggttaattaatactaaactactagtaattaggtatgaacaacatctgactttagaatggggaacacgttcttgcttacaagtggttaattgattgttgtttaggttctattaacatgtggagtttggtgtttatttacataccagaacataatatttttggttattaatgcaaAATAActgttccccttgaattacttctttaaaagccacatattgtcatgttctgcgggtggaggtggcagaccatgtgtggtggtgggttccaggaggcagaagatcaggcagacggatgaaaaaataaaaagatgtttaattgtagactgggggcaacaggacgaacgaacatgcacaaacgacaatgaaccgacaaagacagcaacaaggagggaggtataaatacacaagggaatcaggaacacatgggcagagtaatcagggacaggtgagaacaataaggctaatcagggcaggagagacacagtcagggaggccggggcggatcatgacacatattgatttgagataATTAgcatgtgtgttaatcagcaacaagccatttactttcagttatcaaaccattatgaatggcttattttgataaaactcttaatttatggcctgttatgtTAGAATAAcagcattagtaataagctgttagtaagtgcttaataatgactaataaagacttagtagtccactaatatgcattaaTTGGCAAACATCAGAAATAAGGATTTAAATAATATAATTAAtctatattaattggcagctaacttatggttaatttgtgttccctaaactaaagtgtgactgatttttcttttttctgtatATTGCAGCTATGATGATAAAACGTTTCTAATGATCTTTAGTTAAGACAAGCTGTTTAGTTTTAGTGCTCCATTAGCTGTTAGCTACACGTAGCTACGTGCTGTGAGTAAGTTCACAACACAGCAAAGATCTACTTCCCAAattgtgccaaataaactaaaacgtTTGAAAAACTTGACCTCAGATCTGTTTAGTTTGGTTGAATGTGTATGGGATGTAAAAGTTGTGCCACTGAAAGACTGACAACCGATATTTTCTGAAATGACATTTTGATGCTGATATCGGCCAATATTAAAGGTTGACTGATAAGGATGTTTAACTTGATGTGTTTTGTTCTTATTTCTTAATGATTTTTTCACAGACTTGGTTTGGGTGAGAGTTCAGATTATAACCCAGAAAAGCGCTGCTTTGCTCTATAATCTAACTTTCAGTTCAAGACTAGTTTCTTCATGGGGCTGATTGTGCAGTGTGGTGCGGGATAGTAGAACGGAAGAATGCTGATTGTGAGCACATTGAGACCCTTTTTGACTGAAAACCTTGTGGTTTGTAAGAGATGAAGGCTAAAACAGAAGCTGTGAAATAAACCCAGCAGGACTCGCCACTGATCCAGGTATGATGGGTAGTAATGGGACATAACCGATTTACTCGGGTTGAGGGACATTTAGGAGAACAAGCTGTGAGGAGGATGGATGCTTATTTAAATCCTTATTTCTGATATTTGCTGTTGCTTCTCTAAATcgctgtttcccaaccctggtcctcagggaacACTGTCCCACACGTTTTCTgtgtctctgctccagcacacctgatttgcaTTGccacctcaggaggacatcaagtgctgcagatgcctgtttattcatttaaatcaggtgtgtggcagcagggaaacactggcgtccttccagtgttatggccctcacctctggaacgagctgccagaggacctcagggccgcagagaactttcatgtttttaagtcaagactcaagacccatctttttaggttagcttttatctaaatattttctacagttttatttctcgttttacatgattatattttattacttgctttgcatgttctatatgattatattttagcacagttttattatttaaattattattttactgtttaaatcattttatttataacttattttctaatttttgtcatttaaattagctcttttattacatttttactcattttaatccagtgtttcctctgtgggggccctctgccccgggagcggtggtcgactgtagcttcctgggcgctctataggtgggggtctatgctccccctccaatgagcgccctgacttagtgtggaagacctgatgctgccgcgacagacggctcctctgatggcgtttccttgcgttaccatacttggctcatctggactcagcctaatataatttttacttgtgtgtgtgtgagtctgtgtgtgtgtgcatgtgcttgtatatgtttgttaatgtttttaacctgttatgggaatctggggtcgttttgtaaagcactttgaatcacactttgtttgaaaagcgctttagaaataaaatttgattgattgattgataagtgCAACATGGAAAACgtgcaggacagtgtgccctgaggaccagggttgggaaacacatgCTCTAATTGAGCAGAACAGGTCAGACAAAGCTGGACTTTGGCGATTCAGACACTGAGATTTTATTGAAAAGTCTCTAAAGGTGCTGGAGGCATTCTTTTGGGTTTGGTGCCTCCACAAATGAGCGTCACCCTCTCAAACTCCTAGAAAATTGGATATAAAGTCTAAATGTCTCGGCTCCTCGCAGGTTAATAAACAAGTTGGAGAATGTTTGTTTTGTCTTTAGAGGACGGTGAGGAGGACGTTGTAGGATATTAGGTAGATGAGAGAACTGGAGCTGTGACACAAAGTTCTGAGTTAGTGAGTCAGAATCAGACATTTGAACTCATGATGTTACTTATGGTAGTGCAAAGTGTAGTAATCGTTGGGTTATTATgtacatcatcgtcatcatccccATCCTGCCTCCTGGACTTTAACAGCTGTTAGGTGGCTGTGGGTGTGGCCTAAACAGCTAAACTAAATGACAGCAGCATCAATAAAACCTAGACTTCTCTTGTTTATGATCCATCTGTGGCATGTTAGTGAAGTCATTATCAGCAACGTTACCCAGCTCTTTCTTTGTGTTCGCAGCACCTGACTGGCTCTCTTCTAGCTGTAGCGTTTCTCACCTCGTTTGGGAGTTCCATGTTGTACGGCTATAACCTGGCTGTGGTCAACTCCCCAGCTTCAgtgagactcacacacacacacacacacacacacacacacacacacacacacacacacacaccatgtttaAATATTTCATCAAAAATTCTGAAAGTGACTTActttactctgtgtgtgtgtgtgtgtgtgtgtgtgtgtgtgtgtgtgtgtgtgtgtgtgtgtgtgtgtgtgtgtgtgtgtgtgtgtgtgtgtgtgtgtgtggtcagcaGACGGCTTAAACACGCCTCCAAAGAGCTGCTTGTTGGGAGGAATGTGAACTTTAGTAAAGCAGCGGAGTTCAGGGGCTCCTGGAATACAGAAAAAACTTCAAGATTAAGCTGATTATGGGATGTCAGCCACCAGCTGCAACCCAGTTCTCAGTTGAAATCAGCTGGCAGCATCAGTGACAAGTTCTAGACACATCACTGAACTCCTCTCTGTGCCAGAAACAGTTGAGCAGGAACGTGGAGATTCCTGTTAAAAACACTGTTTGATGTTCTGCTTAACCCAAATGTTTGAGCCGAGAACCTTCCTAAAATACGGATGGTAAACCTGTAGTttgtttacagtggggcaaaaaagtatttagtcagccaccgattgtgcaagttctcccacttaaaatgatgacagaggtcagtaatttacatcataggtacacttcaactgtgagacagaatgtgaaaaaaaatccatgaattcacatggcaggatttttaaagaatttatttgtaaatcagggtggaaaataagtatttggtcacttcaaacaaggaaaatctctggctctcacagacctgtaacgtcttctttaagaagcttttctgtgctccacttgttacctgtattaatggcacctgtttgaactcattatctgtataaaagacacctgtccacagcctcaaacagtcagactccaaactccattatggccaagaccaaagagctttcgaaggacaccaggaaaagaattgtagacctgcaccagactgggaagagtgaatctacaataggcaagcagcttggtgtgaaaaaatcaactgtgggagcaattatcagaaaatggaagacatacaagaccactgataatctccctcgatctggggctccacgcaagatctcatcccgcggggtcaaaatgatcatgagaacggtgagcaagaatcccagaaccacacggggggacctggtgaatgacctgcagagagctgggaccacagtaacaaaggccaccatcagtaacacactacaacggcagggaatcaaatcctgcagtgccagacgtgttccgctgctgaagccagtgcatgtccaggcccgtctgaagtttgccagagagcacatggatgatacagcagaggactgggagaatgtcatgtggtcagatgaaaccaaagtagaactttttggtataaactcaactcgtcgtgtttggaggaagaagaatactgagttgcatcccaagaacaccatacctactgtgaagcatgggggtgggaacatcatgctttggggctgtttttctgctaaggggacaggacgactgatccgtgttaaggacagaatgaatggggccatgtatcgtgagattctgagccaaaacctccttccatcagtgagagctttgaagattaaacgtggctgggtcttccaacacgacaatgatcccaaacacaccgcccgggcaacaaaggagtggctccgtaagaagcatttgaaagtcctggagtggcctagccagtctccagacctcaaccccatagaaaatctgtggatggAGTtgcaagtccgtgttgctcggcgacagccccaaaacatcactgctcttgagaagatctgcatggaggaatgggccaaaataccagctactgtgtgtgcaaacctggtaaagacctatagtaatcgtttgacctctgttgttgccaacaaaggttatgttacaaagtattgagttgaatttttgttattgaccaaatacttattttccaccctgatttacaaataaatactttaaaaatcctgccatgtgaattcatggattttttttcacattctgtctctcacagttgaagtgtacctatgatgacaattactgacctctgtcatcattttaagtgggagaacttgcacagtcggtggctgactaaatacttttttgccccactgtcttTGAACCAGAAAAAAGCACAAATAAAACTGTTTACTACTGATGCTGCTGCAGATCCGACAGGTGCAAGTGAGTCCAACAGCAGAACGACTCAGTCTAAATGTAGTGGAAGCATCTTAGAAGGTGATCAGAACCAGATAAACACAAACCTTCATCTGAGGTGGGACAACAAGGCCGTAATTATGTGGATGAGTTTCGTATTCAGTGCTGGTTTAGAAGGTGTGTTTAAATACTCTGACATTCAAATGAAATCATCTGTTATTTGTTTGCATGTAAGTACATAAAAGACTTCTACAACCAGACAGTGGTGAGTCGGAACGGGACCGGACTGAGTGCTGAGACTCTGACCCTCATGTACTCTCTCACCGTGTCGGTGTTCGCCATCGGTGGCCTGCTGGGCTCACTCATCGTTGGCGTGCTGGTCTCTCGCTTTGGCAGGTAAATCTGGAGAAGAACTGAGGAGCCTCAAACAACATCACCATGTTTAAGTCAGGAGATTCATCTGTTGCTGCAGAAACTGAAGCTTTGGTGTTTTGCCAATTAAAGAAAAGTAAATAGAGTCGGAAGTGGGTAGGAGACCAATAATGTTtgtcaaaaaaagtaaaaatgtcaTTTATAATCCGGGATAAACCTCATCCAGTGTGAACATTCCCTTCCTAATGACTGGGTCCTGATCCATCCTTCAAACTGCCCTCTGAAGGTTGGGGTTGGTTCCTGCTGTAGCTCACACTGACTCGCCTTGTTTATGTTTACAGGAAGGGAACAGTGGTAAACACAACAGTCCTGGTTTTTCTTGCTGGCTCGCTTATGGGCTTCAGCAGGATGTGCGGTTCACCTGAAATGGTCATAATTGGCCGCTTCATCACAGGAATCCACTCAGGTACATTATGCAGCATGCACACTACAtgcccacatgtccacaatgctcTGGTGCAGAAAATCCAACTTAATCTTTTTAAAAAGACAAAATTAACCATCTATAAACAATTAAAGAATGTGAAACATGAACAGATCTTTGGTTTGAGAAACACAAGAAGTGAAACATCTTTAAAAAACTAAATCTGAAATCCAGTCAGTTTATTTCTAAAATCTGGAAATCTGCAAGTTCTAGATGGCTGACGCACAATCAGCTGTCTCCAGGATGGTCTCCTCATCGAGTAATGTCCTACAAGATATGTGTCTCCTCATCTTCCCTGCAGTGACTCAGGACTGAACCCGTCTTCTCTGTCGTCCTTGCAGGCATCTCTCTGAGCGTAGTCCCAATGTACCTCGGTGAGATAGCCCCCAAGAACCTGAGAGGATTCCTGGGTCTCGTTCCAAGCATCTTTATCGGAACAGGAGTTTTTACTGCTCAGATCCTCGGCCTCCATGAGCTCCTTGGAAAGGTTGATCAACACTTCATCTCGTGTTCATCACGTGACCAAAGTTCTAGTAAAACTCGTGTTCTGTGATTGTTACAGGAGGAGTACTGGCCCCTGTTTCTGTCAGTGGTGGTGGTACCCACCTTTATCCAGCTGATGCTGTTGCCATGGTTTCCAGAGAGCCCTCGGTACTTGCTGATTGAGAAGAATAATGTCCATGCTACAATCACAGGTTGAAGCATTCCCTTTAAGAAAACAATAGAAATCTGTAGAAGATTAGTGAGTTAATTTCAATAACTGTCATGTTTATCCTGAATCACCATGTTGGAAATCCTCTACAGCAATCTTCCTTTTAGTCGAGTTGTTTTTCTTGTGTTCAGGATTAATATTAATCAGGTGTTCAAGCAAGTTGGTGCAGTCAGAGCCTTTTATATGTTTGTTACTTCATTCAATCACATCACTTATGTAAGTAAAGTCCTCCAAGGAAGGAGAAAAGCAAGAAGCTTTTAGAATGTTCAAATGGGAGTTACCGTTCAGGAATTCTAGAAATTTCTGCCTCTCGCCCTCCAGCCCTGAAGTGGTACCGAGCTAAGTGTGACATCCAGGCTGAAATTGAAGAGATGCAGGAAGAACAGCGCTCCCTGTCCTCAGTGGAAACTCTATCAGTATGGAAGCTGTTGCTGGATGATTCCGTTCGCTGGCAGGTGCTGAGCGTTGTGGTCATCAACATCGGTATGCAGCTGTCGGGCATCGATGCTGTAAGTTCTCTGGTTAAACTCAACTCCCACGCTGAATGTTTCATCTTGATAATTGTCCAACATGCTGATTTATGTGTCGGTCATGAATTATTCCCAGCGAGACTGAAAATATGGAAATGTTCACAGGAAGAAGTTTGTTTTTGCAACAGAAACATTTTCTAAGTCCGGACGCCAGCTGAAAGAAACCTGGGGTTATTCCAGACAGCAAGATTTTCCCAAAACCAGGCTTTCTTGTGAGATTCCCGGAGGAACCGCCCCTGAATCGGTTCTACGGACATGACTAGCCTGAAGCCCCTcccagtcaccatggtaacatgCTAGAGAACAAACCTGCTCCATGGCAGGCTAGCAGCTAGGCTAGCTGACGCTTTGTGAATATGATTGGACGAGGCAAGTGACGTCCCTTTTCTCGTGGGTGGCTGGCAGCTACGAGGTAGTGAATCAGCGCCACCGCTGGCCCGCAGCGGTAGCAGCTTCATGGCTAAATCATTCATACATGTGGAGTTTTTAAACATGAGCTCTACTGGATTTACATCTTTGTTGTATTTAACCTCATTAGCAGCGTTTGATTCCACTGATGTCAGCATTATTAATAAGTATAATTACATTTCAGCTTTAGTCTGGGATGGACCCATATCATTAACATGTTAAATAGCCTTAAACTAGCTTACGGCTGCTAACATATGACATGTAGCAGGAAATGCTTTATCGGAGTGACTATATATGTACTCTGGTCACACGAGTCAAACACGCTAATATTTGATTTAAATGACATACATGATGTTTCTCCTCGGTGTGTAATATATGTGCTAAATGTGTAATTGTGACAAACGGTTTACAGCGTTAACTTCaactaattacttttcccactgttgtaaCGCCGTTactgttactggggacggaaggttgtgcgttactatgtgcttgtcgaacgttgcgtAACAGTGTGAGCCTTTCTGACTGCCAGACTTCAGCtttagccagggagagagaggtgtcggtaacgcacttacaaacacgatggtgattggccgggtgggcggagaccctcagtgttctcactgtcactgcatgctgtagacacaacagagcagtgatgggaataacgccgtttaaaataaccacgttaataaaaaatatttctttctgtaatgagcaaactaattaattacgtcttcttttaacaaaacgtcatttctgttactgatcagaaaatgcgtgcgttaagcagcgcggtgtgttgaagctgtcatcagctgatcaggagctaaagaggcagatgttttcatccaagcgcatcatggccgtgaagaacgaggaagatgtgatgaatatctacggctgcagacccgcagattcgttgctgcaggggaatctgcagcagcgaatctgcgggtctgcagccatgaccttcttagcgtgacagcgggacgtcccgaaggtccgctcacctgttcaccgctcagacgtcctgatcttctaccttcctagatcatccagctgtaacctgtttctgatcatgtctttagtcccgctgtaacactgatgcatcagtctcagacgtcatggagctcaggtgttattagaactacctgtgtgtgtttaccacccagcttcagctcttctgtggttgggtctgacccaagttagtaaatgtaagtcctccatcaggcttgtgcctcttcttgtgtcattttaaaggatttatttatttatttaaccattactagtttcctgcaacagaaatgctaaaaacgcacaattatgtgaagctggaaaaattaaaatgttgtgcaaaactacattcatttctgtaacttaactagactgagataccatttaaaggctcgggaacctttacaggtgtttccatTTGCAATttgaaattttagctgattggggtcttgttaaatatcacacagtgacgttttaatagtctagataagtgtaatgctcctgttagtagttcctcctgttaagtgcttttttatttaaattattcaggtttagaaaaaacatttagacttacattttattatgttccagtcattagtcatttatatttcactattgtagtaattcttgcatgctttaatgaaaaaagtaactaagtagttattattcttggtaattagttacttttatagtaactgagttacttttttgacaaagtaatcagtaactataactaattacttttttaaagtaactttctcaACACTGGCTCTGGATCACCATGGTAGCAGAGACATAGCTCTAgatcaccatggcaacagagACACCTAGATCTCATAGctctagatcaccatggtaacagactcAACTCTAGATCATGGCAACAGAGACACAGATCTCATAGCTCTGGATCCCCATGGCAACAGAGACTTAGCTCTAGATCACCAGGGTAATAGAGACATAGCTCTAgatcaccatggcaacagagACACCTAGATCTCATAGctctagatcaccatggtaacagactcAACTCTAGATCATGGCAACAGAGACACAGATCTCATAGCTCTGGATCCCCATGGCAACAGAGACTTAGCTCTAGATCACCAGGGTAATAGAGATTTAGTtctagatcaccatggtaacagagacaTAGCTCTAGATCGCCATGGCAACAGAGACACATAGATCTCATAGctctagatcaccatggtaacaggctCAACTCTAGATCATGGCAACAGAGACACAGATCTCATAGCTCTGGATCCCCATGGCAACAGAGACTTAGCTCTAGATCACCAGGGTAATAGAGACATAGCTCTAgatcaccatggcaacagagACACCTAGATCTCATAGctctagatcaccatggtaacagactcAACTCTAGATCATGGCAACAGAGACACAGATCTCATAGCTCTGGATCCCCATGGCAACAGAGACTTAGCTCTAGATCACCAGGGTAATAGAGACTTAGCTCTAGATCACCAGGGTAATAGAGATTTAGCTCTAGATCACCAGGGTAATAGAGATTTAGCTCTAGATCACCAGGGTAATAGAGACTTAGCTCTGGATCCCCATGGCAACAGAGACTTAGCTCTAGATCACCAGGGTAATAGAGACTTAGCTCTAgatcaccatggcaacagagACTTAGCTCTAGATCACCAGGGTAATAGAGATTTAGCTCTAGATCACCAGGGTAAAAGCGATGTGGCTCCAGAGTATGAGTCCACCATTTGGATCTGACTTGTTTTTTAAACCTTCATGACTTCCTTTAAGGAATAATGGAAAATTAGCTTGGTAACCAGAATCTATTCTCAGGTGTTTTTCTTGCTGTTGGACCAAAGCTGAAGAGAAAGACAGCTTATTGTTTTTAACACTCAGAAATAAACTAGACCCCAAAACAAGGAGATCAAAGTTGGATTATTTCTTTGTTGTCGTTGTTCTCGGTAATCAAGCCAAAAGCTCTACTGTGCAGCAACCCTGCTGCTCAATCAGCATCTTGAGTTCACACCTGTGAGGCGGATGCATTCTCTTGGCTGAGCAGTGCTCATTAATCCAGATATAAACACATaaattggctgcatggtggcgcagttgttagcactgttgcctcgcagcacgaaggttgcaggtacgaaactcggctgcggcctttctgcgtggagttgcgtgttctccccatgcatgcgtgggcttcctccgggtactccggtttccccacagatcacaacatgccctataggttataaattgtaagtcgctttggataaaagcgtctgccaaataaataaacataaacataaaacataactATCAGAGGGCTGGGTCTTTTGTGaccattttttgctcatttgaaatatttttttaatcattttctaatttctcttttatatttttacattttttgtttttgtgaagcgcctcgtgatttttatcttgagaggcgctacagaaaagatatcttcttcttcttcttcttcttcttcttcttcttcttcttcttcacagatcttagatcaggccgATAAGGGGCAAGAACACGAATGCTGGGTTCTAATTTAGTGGAGTGTATTTATGGATACACaccaaatgagttttctccgaagagtgtctgggctctcccttagagatagggtgagaagctcagtcatccgggaggggctcggagtagacccgctgctcctccatatcaagaggagccagttgaggtggctcgggcatctggtcaggatgcctcctggattcctccctggtgaggttttccgggcacgtccaaccgggaggagacctaaaagtagacccaggacacggtggagggactatgtctctcacctggccagggaatgccttggaatttccctggaggagctgtcccaagtggctggggagagggaagtctgggcctctcgacttaggctactgcccacgcgacccgactccggataagtggatgaaaatggatggatatattTATGGATTTAGTAACTTTAGTCACACACGTGTGAAATAACACGTAGGGGAACAACATGAAGGTCTGGTGGATTTCACAGTTTTCTAGACCCAGATGGATGTCAGCTGCTTGTTCCCAACAGATCTGGTTTTACACCAACGACATCTTTGAGAATGCAGGAATTCCAGCTCCAGAGATCCAGTACACCACGGCAGGAACGGGAGTCATAGAAATCATCGCTGGGCTGGTTGGGGTAAGTGTACAAACAGTCtaggtttatttgtttatttatcaaCTAAAATGTTAATTTTATTATATAAAATACCAGCCTGTTTACAGAGTCCATCCATCATTCAGGAAAAGGAACCATTAAACCGGACTGACTTCATAAAATACTGAGAAAAATAATGAATGGAAAGGTCTAAAAATCTTGTCTTTCTTTTTGAGTTGGTTGAACGCGTTTACCAGACGTTTCAGCGGGTTTGGGTTCAAATATTTTACAATAACAGGAACAATGGAAGCTAATTGTCACGTCTGTCCTGAATGTGAGACAACGCGTAAACACACGTTACAAACAACTGCGAAACGGCTAATATGATATTTTGAAGATCAACCAACAGGAACGGTTCCACAGAGACACAACAACAACGTTTGTTTACTTCTGGGTCTTCGTTGTAAAACCAGCTGAACACATTTCCACACTAACACTGCTCTATTGATCGGTTCCTAAATAAACGTAGTTCTTATGTTTGTTCACATCAAACCGCTTTTCTCTAGAATGTTTTGTTTTGTGCTCCAAATGTTTTTTAGTGTTTCACCATAGAGAAGCTCGGCCGGAGGCACCTGATGGTCGGAGGGTTCACTATGATGGGCGTCTGCAGCTCTGGGATCACGCTGGCCCTGAtcctacaggtgtgtgtgtgtgtggggggggggggggtctaatcAACCACTGCATGTTTCAGAAAACACCTGCAGGGTGACAGGTCTGTGGTCCAGGTGTCCCTGGGTGGGCGGCTCCATTCAGCCTCCAGCCCAAAGTCCCTTCTAACCAGAACAAATTCTGGGATGTCCCTTCCTGGTTGAGTAAAGGATTAAAGTAACGGGTTAGTTAAGTAACCAGTTCAGTAGATCTCAGTGGTGATGTCTGGCTGAGGGGGGGATTTTAGCTTATCACCTGAGGTAGTCGTCGTCTTTGGAGACGTAGGAAGCAAATGAATGAAAACCTTTATCTAACTGAGGAGGTTGTCTTTGTTCACACTCAGCAGGTGTCTCAAGTGGGGTCGTCCACCACACCCGTTGACCCCAGACAAGATAAACGTTCTGGTTGAGTATGTCCATTCAGTTGTTGCAAAAGACAGGTGTCTTCCACGTGGACCAGGACAGCAGGTGGAGGAACCCAAAAGCCGACTCCCACCATGTGGCCTTTGCACTTTCCTCCAAAAACCCAGAATCA
This window contains:
- the slc2a15a gene encoding solute carrier family 2, facilitated glucose transporter member 5, which gives rise to MAEEVLMSSSRKITSHLTGSLLAVAFLTSFGSSMLYGYNLAVVNSPASYIKDFYNQTVVSRNGTGLSAETLTLMYSLTVSVFAIGGLLGSLIVGVLVSRFGRKGTVVNTTVLVFLAGSLMGFSRMCGSPEMVIIGRFITGIHSGISLSVVPMYLGEIAPKNLRGFLGLVPSIFIGTGVFTAQILGLHELLGKEEYWPLFLSVVVVPTFIQLMLLPWFPESPRYLLIEKNNVHATITALKWYRAKCDIQAEIEEMQEEQRSLSSVETLSVWKLLLDDSVRWQVLSVVVINIGMQLSGIDAIWFYTNDIFENAGIPAPEIQYTTAGTGVIEIIAGLVGCFTIEKLGRRHLMVGGFTMMGVCSSGITLALILQTQISFMRYISVCCVVGIIAGFCIGPAGVPFLITAELFKQSHRPAAYIIGGSLNWLSNFTVGFVFPFLQMSAGSYCYLVFAAVCFAVAVYVYVVIPETKNKTFMEISRMFSRKEAVLEIQGLIHDQLKLQKMNGYGGLEHTSLEFDSSSSVP